In the genome of Oncorhynchus keta strain PuntledgeMale-10-30-2019 unplaced genomic scaffold, Oket_V2 Un_contig_3787_pilon_pilon, whole genome shotgun sequence, one region contains:
- the LOC127924191 gene encoding LOW QUALITY PROTEIN: acyl-coenzyme A diphosphatase NUDT19-like (The sequence of the model RefSeq protein was modified relative to this genomic sequence to represent the inferred CDS: inserted 2 bases in 2 codons), with translation MNTALRHWKEAATVILAAGTRHKLPVDSLTRCVDKGTSAPAISEHSDMPDRLAFDYEVLLLKRSGTSGFMPNAYVFPGGLVDPSDFSSEWLDLFQSFRRSPNFGLGFVKQPPETRPPIFATDRKRLGSLVPGDVAFRICAVRETFEESGVLLVVPKEEESTLFNSIENNLYSQPELTRITDPCDKSELAKWRVLVNENPSNFIRMCRELECLPNIWALHEWGNWLTPTGVYGKQRRYDTAFYMCCLQETPPHTLQDEKEIVHFKWSTPXEILHSYQAREMWIXPPQFYDLSRMCRFPSLQNLHSFSRQRASEGCEQWLPVRMVSDSCYISLLPG, from the exons ATGAATACGGCTCTGAGACACTGGAAGGAGGCCGCGACGGTCATACTAGCTGCTGGTACGAGACATAAACTCCCTGTAGATAGTTTGACAAGATGTGTCGATAAAGGCACCTCTGCACCTGCGATCAGTGAGCACTCCGACATGCCTGACAGGTTAGCCTTCGACTATGAAGTGTTGTTGTTGAAACGAAGCGGTACCAGTGGTTTCATGCCGAATGCTTATGTCTTTCCCGGCGGTCTGGTGGATCCGTCAGATTTCTCAAGTGAATGGCTTGATCTTTTTCAGTCTTTTCGGCGCTCACCGAATTTTGGACTGGGATTTGTGAAACAGCCGCCGGAGACGAGACCCCCCATCTTCGCCACTGACAGGAAGAGACTGGGTTCTCTCGTTCCAGGTGACGTCGCATTTAGAATCTGTGCAGTGAGGGAAACGTTCGAGGAGTCCGGTGTACTTCTAGTCGTGCCAAAAGAGGAAGAGAGTACTTTATTTAACAGCATCGAGAACAACCTATACAGTCAACCCGAATTAACCAGAATAACTGATCCCTGTGACAAGAGTGAATTGGCTAAATGGAGAGTGCTGGTGAACGAGAACCCTTCTAACTTCATCAGAATGTGTAGGGAGCTGGAGTGTCTACCGAACATCTGGGCTCTGCATGAATGGGGCAACTGGCTGACCCCTACTGGTGTGTACGGGAAACAGAGGAGGTACGACACGGCCTTCTACATGTGCTGCTTGCAAGAAACACCACCTCACACCCTACAAGACGAGAAGGAAATTGTGCACTTTAAG TGGTCCACTC CAGAGATCCTCCACAGTTACCAGGCCAGAGAGATGTGGA GCCCTCCACAGTTCTATGATCTCAGCCGTATGTGCCGGTTCCCCTCCCTGCAGAACCTCCACAGCTTCTCCAGACAGAGAGCTTCAGAGGGCTGTGAACAGTGGCTCCCTGTCCGCATGGTGTCAGACAGCtgctacatatcactcctcccaggttag